The Deltaproteobacteria bacterium genomic sequence TTCTTTGCCCTTCGAGCCGCGCATGGGGCGCTCCCCCGGAGGGTCGGGCCGCAAGGGCGTAAAAAAAATCCCGCCCGGCGCGGCCCGACCCTCCGGGGGAGCGCTGAACGGGCGAATAAGAGAGGGGGGCCGCGGGCGGGAACCGGGGGTCTGCGCCACTTTCCTACCCGTCGGTGAAATAAATCAGAGTATCCACAAAAGCGAGGTGTGCGATGGACGAGAGACAGATGGAGGTGGTGCCGGGTCTCGAGGGTATCCCGGCCGCCGAGTCGGCCATAAGCTTCATAGACGGTGAAAAGGGGATACTCGAGTACCGGGGCATCCCCATCGAGGAGCTCGTGGAAAAGAGCACGTACCTGGAGGTAGTCTACCTGCTCATATTCGGCCGCCTCCCGACGCGCAGCGAGTTCGAGCGCTTCCGCAACGACGTCACCTACCACACGCGGCTCAAGCTCAAGCTGCTGCGCATGATGGAGACCCTGCCCGAGACCGGCCACCCCATGGAGTATCTCCAGGCGGCGACGTCGGCCATGGGCATGTACTACCAGGACCGCGACCCGCTGGACGAGCAGTGCCGCTACTGGTCCATAGTGCGGCTCGTGGCCAAGCTCCCCACCATAGTGGCGGCCTGCCAGAGACTCCGACACGGCGACGCCCCGATCCTGCCGGACAACAGCCTCTCCTTCGCGGCCAACTTCCACTACATACTCTTCGAGGACGTGCCCGACGAGATGACCGAGAAGATAATCGACGTGCTCCTCATACTGCACGCCGACCACACGATGAACGCCTCGACCTTCAGCGCCCGTGTCGTGGGCTCCACGCTGGCCGATCCCTACACGGTCGTCGCCTCCGCCATAGGCTCGCTCTCCGGTCCGCTCCACGGCGGCGCCAACGAGAAGGTCATACACATGCTCCGCGAGATAGGGACAAAGGAGAACGTGCGCCCCTACATCGAGGACAAGATCGCCCGCAAGGAAAGGATAATGGGCATAGGGCACCGCATCTACAAGACCAAGGACCCGCGGGCCAACATCCTCCAGAAGTACGCCCACCAGCTCTTCGAAAGCGCCAGGTCCTCGCAGCTCGAGATGCTCGAGGTGGCCGAGGAGGTGGAGAAGGTGGTGGTGGAAAAGCTCGGCCACAAGGGGCTCTACCCGAACGTGGACTTCTACTCGGGCATAGTCTTCCACGGTCTCGGCATACCGACGGACCTCTTCACGCCCTTC encodes the following:
- a CDS encoding citrate synthase, with the protein product MEVVPGLEGIPAAESAISFIDGEKGILEYRGIPIEELVEKSTYLEVVYLLIFGRLPTRSEFERFRNDVTYHTRLKLKLLRMMETLPETGHPMEYLQAATSAMGMYYQDRDPLDEQCRYWSIVRLVAKLPTIVAACQRLRHGDAPILPDNSLSFAANFHYILFEDVPDEMTEKIIDVLLILHADHTMNASTFSARVVGSTLADPYTVVASAIGSLSGPLHGGANEKVIHMLREIGTKENVRPYIEDKIARKERIMGIGHRIYKTKDPRANILQKYAHQLFESARSSQLEMLEVAEEVEKVVVEKLGHKGLYPNVDFYSGIVFHGLGIPTDLFTPFFAMSRVSGWLAHWKEQLKTNRIYRPEQKYVGLRNRPYVPMDERGD